From one Rhizobium lentis genomic stretch:
- a CDS encoding low molecular weight protein-tyrosine-phosphatase, with translation MKHIRILFVCMGNICRSPLAEGIFTHLVAEARLTDRFTIDSAGTGGWHDGEPPDRRPTAIAGSHGIDITRQRAHRVRPIDFTRFKLIVAMDRDNVAELSRIAPPETNIRLFGDIAVGTGEDIADPYYGGPEGFEMAYTRLLTGCSSLLETLGVERASCSGNTSSVR, from the coding sequence ATGAAACACATCCGCATTCTTTTCGTCTGCATGGGCAATATATGCCGTTCTCCGCTCGCGGAGGGAATTTTTACCCACCTTGTCGCCGAGGCGAGACTGACCGATCGTTTCACGATCGATTCCGCCGGCACCGGTGGCTGGCATGACGGCGAACCGCCAGACCGCCGTCCGACCGCGATTGCCGGGAGCCACGGCATCGACATAACAAGGCAACGCGCCCACCGCGTGCGTCCGATCGATTTCACCCGTTTCAAGCTGATCGTCGCCATGGACCGCGACAACGTGGCTGAGCTCAGCAGGATCGCCCCGCCCGAGACGAATATCCGCCTGTTCGGCGATATCGCGGTCGGAACGGGGGAGGATATAGCCGACCCCTATTATGGCGGTCCGGAGGGATTCGAGATGGCCTATACCAGGCTCTTGACCGGCTGCAGCAGCCTGCTCGAAACGCTGGGCGTCGAACGCGCCTCGTGCAGCGGAAACACTTCCTCGGTGAGGTAA
- the thpR gene encoding RNA 2',3'-cyclic phosphodiesterase, translating into MPRLFTALEIPRNAAMSLSLLRGGLPGARWIDVENYHITLRFIGDVDGRTADEIVERLDRIDRPEFQFRLEGVGSFGSKKPHSVWAGVSQSPEMYALQAEIERICQRIGLPPDPRKFTPHVTLARLKSSRLDDVVQYLAGRGNFHTATFTAPRFVLLSSRESVGGGPYLTEEVFPLHEARSTPSVSSRLLQPVKSLV; encoded by the coding sequence ATGCCGAGACTGTTTACCGCCCTCGAAATTCCGCGCAATGCGGCAATGAGCCTTTCATTGCTGCGCGGTGGCCTCCCCGGAGCACGCTGGATCGATGTGGAAAACTACCACATCACGCTACGCTTCATCGGTGATGTCGACGGCCGCACGGCCGATGAAATCGTTGAACGCCTCGACCGGATCGACCGGCCGGAATTTCAGTTCCGGCTTGAAGGCGTCGGCTCCTTCGGCTCGAAGAAACCGCATTCGGTCTGGGCCGGCGTTTCCCAATCGCCCGAGATGTACGCCCTGCAGGCAGAGATCGAGCGGATCTGCCAGCGCATCGGGCTGCCGCCGGATCCCCGCAAATTCACGCCGCATGTGACGCTGGCACGGCTCAAATCCTCGCGGCTCGACGACGTTGTGCAATATCTGGCCGGGCGCGGCAACTTCCATACCGCGACCTTCACGGCGCCGCGCTTCGTGCTGCTTTCGTCACGCGAATCGGTCGGTGGTGGTCCTTACCTCACCGAGGAAGTGTTTCCGCTGCACGAGGCGCGTTCGACGCCCAGCGTTTCGAGCAGGCTGCTGCAGCCGGTCAAGAGCCTGGTATAG
- a CDS encoding arylesterase — MRFKAAALQFTVIALSLIFAAAADARTINLVGFGDSLMAGYQLPPGDGFPEKLQAALKAKGLDVVIANAGVSGDTTTGGLARIDWSVPDGTDGVILELGANDALRGIPPEESEKNLDQMIARLKARGIAVLLVGMMAPPNMGADYAARFNPIYRKLSDKHGVRLYAFFLDGVALDAGLKLEDGMHPNARGVDVMVEKMEADVTNFVEAISSVKN; from the coding sequence ATGAGATTTAAAGCTGCCGCGCTTCAATTCACCGTCATTGCCCTTTCGCTGATCTTTGCCGCTGCAGCTGATGCCCGCACGATCAATCTCGTCGGATTCGGGGACAGCCTGATGGCGGGTTATCAGCTGCCGCCCGGCGACGGCTTTCCGGAAAAGCTGCAGGCGGCCCTGAAGGCAAAGGGGCTCGACGTCGTCATTGCCAATGCCGGGGTCTCGGGCGACACGACGACAGGTGGGCTTGCCCGTATCGACTGGTCGGTCCCCGACGGTACCGACGGCGTTATCCTCGAGCTTGGCGCCAACGATGCGCTGCGCGGCATCCCACCCGAAGAGAGCGAGAAAAACCTCGACCAGATGATTGCCCGGCTCAAGGCCCGTGGCATTGCGGTGCTGCTCGTCGGCATGATGGCGCCGCCAAACATGGGAGCGGATTATGCGGCACGCTTCAATCCGATTTATCGGAAACTTTCCGACAAACACGGAGTTCGACTTTACGCCTTCTTCCTCGACGGGGTTGCGCTGGATGCGGGGCTGAAGCTCGAGGATGGCATGCATCCGAACGCCAGAGGTGTCGACGTCATGGTCGAGAAGATGGAAGCCGATGTCACAAATTTCGTCGAAGCGATTTCTTCTGTGAAGAATTAG